In one window of Clupea harengus chromosome 4, Ch_v2.0.2, whole genome shotgun sequence DNA:
- the snphb gene encoding syntaphilin isoform X1, whose product MSSPVNRRSAGSRSFDYCRLIELDYIPMETGFMVSMRPTQGYLTQKSPEHHCRRPPAPVSSRDPYGNASLSSSNSGSCKGSDCSPTKRNVKYTSCTDNHGIRPPPPEQYLTPLQQKEVCIRHLRARLKDTVDRLQDRDSEIDELRTQLSRMQEDWIEEECHRVEAQLSLKEAQGEIQELKQVIDVVRSSLGSSTDTGMQKCFQDINLQNHKLETLLHSMELAQTGAVHKQQQQQQQQQGEARGGEGPAVVPAELEVGEGPAGGSCEGSLARSLTRSSTYTKLSDQAPGERSSCGSTCGSVHGAGGDFPCLSAEGTQDSGFMCCGESADSHTDLLMEAAFLSKETASLLSSYSQLPHSSTFERLAPRHCGVGTSGSASHPCLSHHHLYLHHLREQGIQTDCAPASAPAHGYGPLASDLDTIAEQRTFRSQACSPTSTWLSDEGDDLDSITTVSVTTTTMTATTTAPEAGSVLLPIDPPEPPLHMDPPDPPLPSPASASSSAILPLQVDASNILHEHDLNAPPPQTSQPRSAGSPVPSGEPLVVGGVTVVEVDEDEESIAEEDEEAAGELGDASSGPVVKSYWSRHFLVDLLAVAVPVVPTVAWLCRAPRGDGQPLYHFGSLLRGCCTVALHSLRRGGGVRHYPAGGGGVPGAQI is encoded by the exons ATGTCTTCTCCTGTCAATAGGAGATCTGCAGGATCAcgcag TTTTGACTATTGCAGGTTGATAGAGCTAGACTACATTCCAATGGAGACAGGCTTTATGGTTTCAATGCGGCCCACCCAAGGATATCTGACGCAGAAGTCTCCAGAGCACCACTGTCG ACGGCCCCCTGCCCCGGTGAGCAGCAGAGATCCCTATGGCAATGCTTctctcagcagcagcaactcGGGGTCCTGCAAGGGGAGTGACTGCAGCCCAACAAA GCGTAACGTGAAGTATACGTCCTGCACAGACAACCATGGCATCCGCCCCCCTCCGCCGGAGCAGTATTTGACACCACTGCAGCAAAAGGAGGTGTGCATCCGACACCTGCGCGCCCGCCTCAAAGATACCGTCGATAGGCTGCAGGACAG GGACTCGGAAATCGATGAGTTGCGGACGCAGCTGTCCCGCATGCAGGAGGACTGGATCGAGGAGGAGTGCCACCGCGTGGAGGCGCAGCTGTCGCTGAAGGAGGCGCAGGGGGAGATCCAGGAGCTCAAGCAGGTGATCGACGTGGTGCGATCCAGCTTGGGCTCCAGTACCGACACGGGCATGCAGAAGTGCTTCCAGGACATCAACCTGCAGAACCACAAGCTGGAGACGCTGCTGCACAGCATGGAGCTGGCCCAGACCGGAGCGGTccacaagcagcagcagcagcagcagcagcagcagggggaggcgaggggaggggagggtccGGCTGTGGTGCCGGCGGAGCTGGAGGTGGGCGAGGGCCCAGCGGGGGGTTCGTGTGAGGGCTCGCTGGCCCGCTCGCTCACCCGCAGCTCCACCTACACCAAGCTGAGCGACCAGGCCCCCGGAGAGCGCAGCAGCTGCGGGAGCACCTGCGGCAGCGTCCACGGTGCCGGCGGAGACTTCCCCTGCCTGTCTGCTGAGGGTACCCAGGACAGTGGCTTCATGTGCTGCGGCGAGAGCGCGGACAGCCACACCGACTTGCTGATGGAGGCGGCCTTCCTGTCCAAGGAGACGGCCTCGCTGCTCAGCTCCTACTCGCAATTGCCACACTCCTCCACCTTTGAGAGGCTGGCGCCGCGGCACTGCGGAGTGGGGACATCGGGCAGCGCCAGCCACCCCTGCCTGTCGCACCACCACCTGTACCTGCACCACCTAAGGGAGCAGGGCATCCAGACGGACTGCGCCCCGGCGTCGGCCCCCGCACACGGCTACGGGCCCCTGGCCTCGGACCTGGACACCATTGCTGAGCAGCGCACCTTCCGCTCGCAGGCCTGCAGCCCCACCTCCACCTGGCTCTCCGATGAGGGGGACGACTTGGACTCCATCACAACGGTGTCGGTCACCACAACCACCATGACGGCCACCACCACTGCCCCCGAGGCAGGATCTGTGCTTCTGCCTATCGACCCACCGGAACCGCCTTTGCATATGGACCCACCGGACCCGCCTTTACCCAGCCccgcctctgcctcctcctccgccatcctgCCACTTCAGGTGGACGCCTCTAACATCTTGCACGAGCATGACCTCAACGCTCCTCCACCCCAGACCTCTCAGCCCCGGAGTGCTGGCTCCCCTGTGCCCTCTGGGGAGCCTCTGGTAGTGGGCGGCGTgacagtggtggaggtggacgaggatgaggagagtATTGCCGAGGAGGACGAAGAGGCCGCAGGTGAACTGGGAGACGCCTCCTCAGGGCCCGTGGTGAAGAGTTACTGGAGCCGCCACTTCCTGGTGGACCTCCTGGCTGTGGCGGTTCCCGTGGTTCCTACTGTGGCCTGGCTGTGCCGGGCTCCGCGGGGCGATGGCCAGCCCCTGTACCACTTTGGCTCACTGCTCCGGGGGTGCTGCACAGTAGCCCTGCATTCCCTGCGCCGAGGCGGGGGGGTTCGCCACTACCCGGCCGGGGGCGGCGGGGTTCCTGGGGCACAGATCTGA
- the snphb gene encoding syntaphilin isoform X2, translating to MSSPVNRRSAGSRRRPPAPVSSRDPYGNASLSSSNSGSCKGSDCSPTKRNVKYTSCTDNHGIRPPPPEQYLTPLQQKEVCIRHLRARLKDTVDRLQDRDSEIDELRTQLSRMQEDWIEEECHRVEAQLSLKEAQGEIQELKQVIDVVRSSLGSSTDTGMQKCFQDINLQNHKLETLLHSMELAQTGAVHKQQQQQQQQQGEARGGEGPAVVPAELEVGEGPAGGSCEGSLARSLTRSSTYTKLSDQAPGERSSCGSTCGSVHGAGGDFPCLSAEGTQDSGFMCCGESADSHTDLLMEAAFLSKETASLLSSYSQLPHSSTFERLAPRHCGVGTSGSASHPCLSHHHLYLHHLREQGIQTDCAPASAPAHGYGPLASDLDTIAEQRTFRSQACSPTSTWLSDEGDDLDSITTVSVTTTTMTATTTAPEAGSVLLPIDPPEPPLHMDPPDPPLPSPASASSSAILPLQVDASNILHEHDLNAPPPQTSQPRSAGSPVPSGEPLVVGGVTVVEVDEDEESIAEEDEEAAGELGDASSGPVVKSYWSRHFLVDLLAVAVPVVPTVAWLCRAPRGDGQPLYHFGSLLRGCCTVALHSLRRGGGVRHYPAGGGGVPGAQI from the exons ATGTCTTCTCCTGTCAATAGGAGATCTGCAGGATCAcgcag ACGGCCCCCTGCCCCGGTGAGCAGCAGAGATCCCTATGGCAATGCTTctctcagcagcagcaactcGGGGTCCTGCAAGGGGAGTGACTGCAGCCCAACAAA GCGTAACGTGAAGTATACGTCCTGCACAGACAACCATGGCATCCGCCCCCCTCCGCCGGAGCAGTATTTGACACCACTGCAGCAAAAGGAGGTGTGCATCCGACACCTGCGCGCCCGCCTCAAAGATACCGTCGATAGGCTGCAGGACAG GGACTCGGAAATCGATGAGTTGCGGACGCAGCTGTCCCGCATGCAGGAGGACTGGATCGAGGAGGAGTGCCACCGCGTGGAGGCGCAGCTGTCGCTGAAGGAGGCGCAGGGGGAGATCCAGGAGCTCAAGCAGGTGATCGACGTGGTGCGATCCAGCTTGGGCTCCAGTACCGACACGGGCATGCAGAAGTGCTTCCAGGACATCAACCTGCAGAACCACAAGCTGGAGACGCTGCTGCACAGCATGGAGCTGGCCCAGACCGGAGCGGTccacaagcagcagcagcagcagcagcagcagcagggggaggcgaggggaggggagggtccGGCTGTGGTGCCGGCGGAGCTGGAGGTGGGCGAGGGCCCAGCGGGGGGTTCGTGTGAGGGCTCGCTGGCCCGCTCGCTCACCCGCAGCTCCACCTACACCAAGCTGAGCGACCAGGCCCCCGGAGAGCGCAGCAGCTGCGGGAGCACCTGCGGCAGCGTCCACGGTGCCGGCGGAGACTTCCCCTGCCTGTCTGCTGAGGGTACCCAGGACAGTGGCTTCATGTGCTGCGGCGAGAGCGCGGACAGCCACACCGACTTGCTGATGGAGGCGGCCTTCCTGTCCAAGGAGACGGCCTCGCTGCTCAGCTCCTACTCGCAATTGCCACACTCCTCCACCTTTGAGAGGCTGGCGCCGCGGCACTGCGGAGTGGGGACATCGGGCAGCGCCAGCCACCCCTGCCTGTCGCACCACCACCTGTACCTGCACCACCTAAGGGAGCAGGGCATCCAGACGGACTGCGCCCCGGCGTCGGCCCCCGCACACGGCTACGGGCCCCTGGCCTCGGACCTGGACACCATTGCTGAGCAGCGCACCTTCCGCTCGCAGGCCTGCAGCCCCACCTCCACCTGGCTCTCCGATGAGGGGGACGACTTGGACTCCATCACAACGGTGTCGGTCACCACAACCACCATGACGGCCACCACCACTGCCCCCGAGGCAGGATCTGTGCTTCTGCCTATCGACCCACCGGAACCGCCTTTGCATATGGACCCACCGGACCCGCCTTTACCCAGCCccgcctctgcctcctcctccgccatcctgCCACTTCAGGTGGACGCCTCTAACATCTTGCACGAGCATGACCTCAACGCTCCTCCACCCCAGACCTCTCAGCCCCGGAGTGCTGGCTCCCCTGTGCCCTCTGGGGAGCCTCTGGTAGTGGGCGGCGTgacagtggtggaggtggacgaggatgaggagagtATTGCCGAGGAGGACGAAGAGGCCGCAGGTGAACTGGGAGACGCCTCCTCAGGGCCCGTGGTGAAGAGTTACTGGAGCCGCCACTTCCTGGTGGACCTCCTGGCTGTGGCGGTTCCCGTGGTTCCTACTGTGGCCTGGCTGTGCCGGGCTCCGCGGGGCGATGGCCAGCCCCTGTACCACTTTGGCTCACTGCTCCGGGGGTGCTGCACAGTAGCCCTGCATTCCCTGCGCCGAGGCGGGGGGGTTCGCCACTACCCGGCCGGGGGCGGCGGGGTTCCTGGGGCACAGATCTGA